The following is a genomic window from Pseudomonas parafulva.
CAGTTCTTCGGCCAGGGCCGCGCTGGCGCGCATGATCTGCGGGGTGACGGAAAACGGTGAACACGGCGCCAGGGCGACCTGGATGCGCGCCCCGTCACCTCGCTCGTGGTAGCGGTGGATAAGTCGCTGGCTGTCGGCCAGGATGGTTTCGCCTTGCTGTACGGTTTGCTGCGGTGGCAGGCCGCCGTCAGCCTGACCCAGGCTCATCGAGCCGCGGGTAAGCATGGCGCGCATGCCCAGTTTGCGTACCACCTCGACCTGAATGTCGATGGCGTGCTCCAGTCCGTCGGGGAACAGGTAGTGGTGATCGGCAGCGGTGGTGCAGCCTGAGAGCAGCAGTTCGGCCAAGGCGACTTCGCTGGCCAATGCCAGGCTGGCTGGGGTCAGGCGTGCCCAGACCGGATAGAGGGTTTGCAACCAGGGAAACAACGGCTGATTGACCACCGGCGCCCAGGCCCGGGTGAGGGTCTGGTAGAAGTGATGGTGGGTATTGATCAGGCCTGGCAGCACCACGTGTTGGCGGGCATCGAAGACCTGCTCGCAGGGTTGTTCGGGCTGTTCGCCCAAGGCCAGCAGTTGGCTGATGCGACCGCTTTCGATGACCAGACCGCCACGGGCATCGGCGTGGTTGGCAGTAAAGATGGCGAGGGGAGATTTCAACCAGGTACGGGTGGCAGGCATGGCGCCGGCTCCTCTGAAAATGGGTTCAGGGTTAGCCAGCTCAGTGTTGTCCTGTCTGCTGATCCAGGTCCGCCGCAAGGCGAGGCATCGAGTCTACTGCCTCGCCCGGCGCCGTTCAATTCACCAGGTCAGGCTGTCGCCTTTGTAGTTGATGAAGTGCAGGCCGCCGTGGCCGCTCTGTGCGTTGATCTGGTCGAGCATGCCGCGCGTACTGGTGAACACGTCTATTTCGGCGTTCTCGCCGCCCATGTCGGTCTTCACCCAACCCGGATGCATGGCCACCACGCTCAAGTCGGAGCGCTGCAGCTCCACCACGAAGCTGTTGATCATCGAGTTCAAGGCGGCCTTGCTCGCCTTGTACAGGCAGATTTCATTACCGTCCGGGCTGGTCACGCTGCCCAGACCTGAGCTCATGAAGGCCAGCACGCCGGTGTTTTGCCGAATGTGCCCGACCAGGCGACGGGCCACGCGGATCGGTGCGACGGCATTGGTCATGAACAAGGCGCCAATGTCTTCGTTCTGAACGGCTTCCAGATCCTGGGGCAGAGGGCCCATGACGCCGGCGTTGATGAACACCAGGTCGAACGTTTCGCCCTGCAGCCGCTGCGTGAGGCCGTCGAGCAGGGTGGTGTCATTCATTTCCAGGGACTCGATGCGCACCCCCGCAACGTCGGCCAGAGCGCCGGGTTTGTGCGCGTCACGCACGGTGGCGGTGACATTCCAGCCGTCTTCGCGCAGACGTTGTACCAGGCCAAGACCCAGCCCGCGAGACGCACCGATGATGAGGGCATGTTTGCTGGTGGACATAGGAGCTCCAAGATCGTTTGAACGAAGGGCGCAGGATACCCCAGGCCAGCACTCGCAGGGCAGCAACGGCAAGTGATCAAAAAATGATCGAAGTTGCGCATGCCTTGTGCTCAAAGGGGTGCAGGCTATTCGCGCACCGCTTATCCACAGGCTGCTCCACAGTTATTGTGTGAAAGCAGTGTGGTATTGAACGGCTCGGTCGATGGGTCGGTTTGTGGATAAATACAGAGGGTTCAGTGGTTTGCGACTGTCATCAAATCGTGATCAAAATATGTACAGTTGGCTGCGGCCATTGCAGGACTAGGTCTGCAGTGAAATACCCCAAGCTTATCCACAGGCAGGCCAACAGTATTTGTGGGCAGCTTTCAGCAGCGCTCAAGGCGGATTCGGCCCCGGCTCAGGTCTGCCAACTGTTGAGCCAGGGTGCTGAGGTGCGCCTCGCCCAACGCCACGCGCAGATCGACGCCATTGGCGGTGAATTGTTCGTCCAGCACCAGACCCTCGACCTCACCCAGGCGCAGTTTGAGCAGGGCCAGCTCGCTGAACGTGCAACTGCAGTTGAATTGGCTGCGCTGCACCAGTTCGCGTTTCGGCGCCTGCTGCAGGCACTTGTTGGCGCCGCCGCCGTAGGCACGCGCCAGGCCACCGGTGCCGAGCTGAATGCCGCCGTACCAGCGGATCACCAGCACCACGACCTGATCGCAGTCCTGTGCCTCGATCGCGGCGAGGATGGGTCGGCCAGCGGTGCCGCCCGGTTCGCCATCGTCGCTGCTGCGGTACTGCGGGCCGAGTTTCCAGGCCCAGCAGTTATGCGTCGCGGTAGGGTCGCTGTGACGCTCGATGAAGGTCATGGCCTCGGCCACGCTGGTGATCGGGCCGGCGAGGGTGACGAAGCGGCTTTTGCGGATGTCTTCGCGTAATTCGCAGACGTCGAGCAGAGTTGAAGGCATAAGTTGGCGATCAGGCGGCCGCGGTGGTGATGCCGCAGCCTTTGAGAATGATGTGGATAAGATTGTTACTGGCGTCTTCCATGTCCTGCTTGGTCAGGCGGCTGCGCCCGGTGACCTGGCAGATCTGGGTGGCGAAGTCGGCATAGTGCTGGGTGCTGCTCCAGAGCAGGAAAATCAGGTGTACCGGATCGACCGGATCCATCTTGCCGGCCTCGATCCAGGCCTGGAACACGGCAGCGCGGCCGCGGAACCATTCGCGGTAGTCGGCACTGAAGTAATCGGTCAGGCATTGTCCGCCGCTGATCACTTCCATGGCGAAGATCCGCGAGGCCTGGGGATTGCGCCGCGAATACTCCATCTTGGTGCGGATGTACTGGTCCAGCGCCTGGGCCGGATCGTCCTCGACGCTCAAAGCGTTGAAGGTGCTGTCCCATAATTCGATGATATTGCTCAGCACCGCGATGTACAGGCCGAGCTTGTTAGTGAAGTAGTAGTGCAGGTTGGCTTTGGGCAGGTTGGCCTTCAGCGCGATGGTGTTCATGCTGGTGCCCTTGAAACCATGGCGGGCGAACTCGTCTTCGGCCGCCTGGATGATAGCCTGTTCGTTCTTCTGGCGAATGCGGCCGGCGGGTTTGCCCGAGGCGGAGAGGCGGTGCGCAGGGACTTCGAGTGTCATGGACGATTCCGTACAGGTTCTGTGGGCAACGGCTGTCGGACAGATTACCTGCCTGTGCAGAAGTGACAAGGGTTAGCGCGTTGTCGCCAGGCTTTCGAGAAAACTCTCCAATACCAGGTTGGGTCGACGTCCCTTGCGGGTGACCCAACTCAAGCTCAGGTCGTAGAAGCGCTCAGTGGGCTTGAGCGCACGCAAGCGCCCCTGCTGCACCCAGAATGTGGCGTAGTGATCGGGCAGGTAGCCAATGTAGCGTCCGGTCAGGATGAGAAAGGCCATGCCTTCGCGATCCGAGGCGCTGGCGGTGCAGTTCAGCGCTTGGTAGTGCGCCTGGATGTCGGCCGGCAGACGGAACGTCGGCGCGATGGCCTCCTGGGCATTGAGCCGTGGATCGTCGATCTGCTGATCGTCGGCATAGAACAGGGGGTGGCCCACTGCGCAGTAGAGCAGCGAGCGCTCGCTGTAGAGCGGCTGATATTCCAGGCCGGACAACGGGCTGGTCTGCGGTACCACGCCGACGTGCAGGCTGCCGTCCAATACGCCTTGCTCCACCTGGCTCGGCGCGATCATGCGGATCTGGATGCGCACGTCAGGACCGCGATCCTTGAGTTCGGCCAAGGCATGGGTGATGCGCATGTGCGGGAGGGTGACCAGGTTGTCGGTAAGACCGATGTTGAGCTCGCCACGCAGGTGCTGGTGCAGGCCGTTGACTTCGGTGCGGAATGTTTCCAGTGCACTGAGCAGTTGCAGCGCCGAGTGATACACCTCGCGGCCTTCCTCGGTCAGCGAAAACCCGGCACGTCCGCGCTGGCACAGGCGCAGGCCCAGGCGCTGCTCGAGGTCGTTCATTTGCTGGCTGATTGCCGAGCGACCGATGCCCAATACGTTTTCGGCGGCCGAGAAGCCGCCGCACTCGACCACGCTGCGGTAAATCTTCAGCAGGCGAATGTCGAAGTCGCTGACTTGGGCGAGGGGATCGGGGCGTCGGCTCATCTGTTTAGTCCGGGTCTGACTGAAGGTTAGAAATGTTGGCTTTTTCCGACTTTATCCTCATGCCAACGTAGCGGCAACAACACCCATCGTTGCCTATTCGTTTGCCGAGGAACCGCCGATGAACATGCCTGAAGCCGCGCCCACCGGTCTGGCCAGCCAGCTCAAGCTGGACGCCCACTGGATGCCCTACACCGCCAACCGTAATTTCCATCGCGATCCGCGCCTGATCGTCGCGGCTGACGGCAATCATCTGGTCGACGACAAGGGACGGCGCATCTTCGACGCACTTTCGGGCCTGTGGACCTGTGGCGCAGGGCACACGCGCAAGGAAATCGCTGACGCCGTGTCGCGCCAGATGAGCGTGCTCGACTACTCACCAGCCTTCCAGTTCGGTCATCCGCTGTCGTTCCAGTTGGCGGAAAAGATCGCCGAGCTGACGCCAGGCGATCTGAACCACACCTTCTATACCAACTCCGGCTCCGAATGTGCCGATACGGCGCTGAAGATGGTGCGTGCCTACTGGCGCCTGAAGGGCCAGGCCAGCAAGACCAAGATCATCGGCCGTGCCCGCGGTTATCACGGCGTCAACATCGCCGGTACCAGCCTGGGCGGGGTCAACGGCAACCGCAAGATGTTCGGCCAGTTGCTGGATGTCGATCATTTGCCTCACACCGTGTTGCCGGTCAATGCCTTCTCCCGAGGACTGCCGGAAGAGGGTGGTATTGCCCTGGCCGACGAGATGCTCAAACTGATCGAGCTGCACGATGCCTCGAACATCGCTGCCGTGATCGTCGAGCCGCTGGCAGGCTCTGCCGGTGTGCTGCCGCCGCCGAAGGGTTATCTGAAGCGTCTGCGTGAAATCTGCACCCAGCACAACATCCTGCTGATCTTCGACGAAGTGATCACCGGCTTTGGTCGTATGGGGGCGATGACAGGCGCTGAAGCGTTTGGCGTGACCCCGGACCTGATGTGCATTGCCAAACAGGTCACCAACGGCGCGATTCCAATGGGCGCCGTGGTCGCCAGCAGTGAGATCTACCAGACCTTCATGAATCAGCCGACCCCGGAATATGCGGTGGAATTCCCCCACGGCTATACCTACTCCGCTCACCCGGTAGCTTGCGCGGCCGGTATCGCGGCGCTGGACCTGCTGCAGAAGGAAAACCTGGTGCAGGCTTCGGCCGAGCTCGCCCCGCACTTCGAGCAGTTGCTGCATGGGCTCAAAGGCAGCAAGAACGTGGTGGACATCCGCAACTATGGCCTGGCTGGCGCGATTCAGATCGCTGCCCGCGACGGCGATGCGATCGTGCGTCCCTACGAGACTGCCATGAAGCTGTGGAAGGCTGGGTTCTATGTGCGCTTCGGCGGCGACACCTTGCAGTTCGGGCCGACCTTCAATACTCAGCCGCACGAACTGGACCGTCTGTTCGATGCGGTAGGCGAAACGCTGAATCAGATCGACTGATCTTTCCGACTTTGAGGACAGGCGCTTCGGGCGCCTGTCTTTCCCTTCTTTATCTGGAGTCTCGCATGAGCATCGTTCAGCACCTGATCAACGGTGAGCTGGTTTCCAAAGGCGGCCGTACCGCCGACGTCTTCAACCCCTCCACAGGGCAGGCCACGCGCAAGGTCGAATTGGCCAGTCGCGCGACCATCCAGGATGCCATCGACGCGGCCAAGGCCGCGTTTCCGGCCTGGCGCAACACGCCGCCGGCCAAGCGTGCCCAGGTCATGTTCCGTTTCAAGCAATTGCTGGAGCAGAACGAAGCCCGCATCTCGCAGATGATCAGTGAAGAGCACGGCAAGACCCTGGAAGATGCGGCCGGCGAACTCAAGCGCGGTATCGAGAACGTCGAGTTCGCCTGTGCAGCGCCGGAGCTGCTCAAGGGCGAGTACAGCCGTAACGTCGGCCCGAACATCGACGCATGGTCTGACTTCCAGCCGTTGGGCATCGTGGCGGGCATCACACCGTTCAACTTCCCGGCTATGGTGCCGCTGTGGATGTATCCGCTGGCCATCGTCTGCGGCAACGCCTTCATCCTCAAGCCGTCGGAGCGTGACCCCAGCTCGACGCTGTACATCGCGCAATTGCTGCAGGAAGCCGGGCTGCCCAAAGGCATTCTCAATGTGGTGCACGGTGACAAGGAAGCGGTGGACGCGCTGATCGAGGCGCCAGAGGTCAAGGCCCTGAGCTTCGTGGGCTCGACGCCGATCGCCGAGTACATCTATGCCGAAGGCACCAAGCGCGGCAAGCGTGTGCAAGCCTTGGGCGGGGCGAAGAACCACGCGGTGCTGATGCCCGATGCCGAACTGGACAACGCCGTCAGTGCCTTGATGGGCGCGGCCTATGGTTCGTGCGGCGAGCGCTGCATGGCGATTTCGGTGGCCGTGTGCGTGGGTGACCAGGTCGCCGATGCACTGGTCGCCAAGCTCGAACCGCAGATCAAGGCGCTGAAGATCGGTGCCGGTACCTCCTGTGGCCTGGACATGGGGCCGTTGGTCACCGCAGCGGCTCGCGACAAGGTCGTGGGCTACATCGACGATGGCTTGGCGGCTGGCGCCAAGCTGGTGGTGGACGGTCGCGGCTTGCGGGTGTCTGGCAACGAGGATGGTTACTTCGTTGGCGGTACGTTGTTCGATCACGTCACGCCCGAGATGCGTATCTATAAGGAAGAGATCTTCGGGCCGGTGCTGTGCGTGGTGCGGGTGAGCAGCCTGGAAGAAGCCATGCAACTGATCAATGAGCATGAGTACGGTAATGGCACCTGCATCTTCACCCGGGACGGTGAGGCGGCGCGCTTGTTCTGCGACGAGATCGAGGTGGGGATGGTCGGGGTCAACGTGCCGCTGCCGGTGCCGGTGAGCTATCACAGTTTCGGCGGCTGGAAGCGCTCGCTGTTCGGTGACTTGCATGCCTATGGGCCGGATGGCGTGCGCTTCTACACCCGTCGTAAGGCCATCACCCAGCGTTGGCCACAACGCAAGAGCCACGAGGCTTCGCAGTTCGCGTTTCCGAGCTTGTAATACTGCAGGTGAATAGCGGGGCGGCCGACAGGCCGCCCCGCTTTGTTTCAACTATTTGAATTTATTTGAAATTAAGCCTTGACCGCTGTTCAGATCCCCTTATAATGCGCCCCACTTCCGCAGCAAACGGAACGCGAAACTCCTTGATAATCAACGAGTTAAGCGAGTTCGGTGTGGTGCGAAGGGCTTCGATCCTCGGGTTGAAAGCGGTGAAAAAGGCAGTTGACAGCATCGTTTGGTGCTGTATGATTCGCCTCCCGCTACGAGCGATCGCAGTGAGTCAAGTGTTTGAAGCTAAACGAGTTTCTCGGAAAGAACTTCAAAATAAAGGCTTGACACGAAGTAAGGCTGCTGTAGAATGCGCGGCCTCGGTTGAGACGAAACGCTCTTAGCCAAACGCTCTTTAACAAATCGAATCAAGCAATTCGTGTGGGTGCTTGTGAGTATGGACTGATCGTCGCCTAGATTATCAGCATCACAAGTGGCCATGCGAGAAATCACATAGTCATTTGAGATTGCTGAGCCAAGTTTAGGGTTTCTTAAAAACCCAAGCAGTATTGAACTGAAGAGTTTGATCATGGCTCAGATTGAACGCTGGCGGCAGGCCTAACACATGCAAGTCGAGCGGATGAGAGGAGCTTGCTTCTCGATTCAGCGGCGGACGGGTGAGTAATGCCTAGGAATCTGCCTGGTAGTGGGGGACAACGTTTCGAAAGGAACGCTAATACCGCATACGTCCTACGGGAGAAAGCAGGGGACCTTCGGGCCTTGCGCTATCAGATGAGCCTAGGTCGGATTAGCTAGTTGGTGAGGTAATGGCTCACCAAGGCGACGATCCGTAACTGGTCTGAGAGGATGATCAGTCACACTGGAACTGAGACACGGTCCAGACTCCTACGGGAGGCAGCAGTGGGGAATATTGGACAATGGGCGAAAGCCTGATCCAGCCATGCCGCGTGTGTGAAGAAGGTCTTCGGATTGTAAAGCACTTTAAGTTGGGAGGAAGGGTTGTAGATTAATACTCTGCAATTTTGACGTTACCGACAGAATAAGCACCGGCTAACTCTGTGCCAGCAGCCGCGGTAATACAGAGGGTGCAAGCGTTAATCGGAATTACTGGGCGTAAAGCGCGCGTAGGTGGTTTGTTAAGTTGGATGTGAAAGCCCCGGGCTCAACCTGGGAACTGCATCCAAAACTGGCAAGCTAGAGTACGGTAGAGGGTGGTGGAATTTCCTGTGTAGCGGTGAAATGCGTAGATATAGGAAGGAACACCAGTGGCGAAGGCGACCACCTGGACTGATACTGACACTGAGGTGCGAAAGCGTGGGGAGCAAACAGGATTAGATACCCTGGTAGTCCACGCCGTAAACGATGTCAACTAGCCGTTGGAATCCTTGAGATTTTAGTGGCGCAGCTAACGCATTAAGTTGACCGCCTGGGGAGTACGGCCGCAAGGTTAAAACTCAAATGAATTGACGGGGGCCCGCACAAGCGGTGGAGCATGTGGTTTAATTCGAAGCAACGCGAAGAACCTTACCAGGCCTTGACATGCAGAGAACTTTCCAGAGATGGATTGGTGCCTTCGGGAACTCTGACACAGGTGCTGCATGGCTGTCGTCAGCTCGTGTCGTGAGATGTTGGGTTAAGTCCCGTAACGAGCGCAACCCTTGTCCTTAGTTACCAGCACGTTATGGTGGGCACTCTAAGGAGACTGCCGGTGACAAACCGGAGGAAGGTGGGGATGACGTCAAGTCATCATGGCCCTTACGGCCTGGGCTACACACGTGCTACAATGGTCGGTACAGAGGGTTGCCAAGCCGCGAGGTGGAGCTAATCTCACAAAACCGATCGTAGTCCGGATCGCAGTCTGCAACTCGACTGCGTGAAGTCGGAATCGCTAGTAATCGCGAATCAGAATGTCGCGGTGAATACGTTCCCGGGCCTTGTACACACCGCCCGTCACACCATGGGAGTGGGTTGCACCAGAAGTAGCTAGTCTAACCTTCGGGGGGACGGTTACCACGGTGTGATTCATGACTGGGGTGAAGTCGTAACAAGGTAGCCGTAGGGGAACCTGCGGCTGGATCACCTCCTTAATCGAAGACATCAGCCTGCTGATGAGCTCCCACACGAATTGCTTGATTCATTGTGAAAAGACGATGCTGTAACGCGACCCTGTTATAGGTCTGTAGCTCAGTTGGTTAGAGCGCACCCCTGATAAGGGTGAGGTCGGCAGTTCAAATCTGCCCAGACCTACCAATTACTTGGTGCGGCCTACGAGATGTAGCAGATACACGGGGCCATAGCTCAGCTGGGAGAGCGCCTGCCTTGCACGCAGGAGGTCAGCGGTTCGATCCCGCTTGGCTCCACCACCTTTGTACAGCACTGTTAGAACTCAGAAATGAGCATTCGCGCGTCGTGTTGACGCCGCGTTGGAATGTTGATTTCTGGCTTTTGCCAGATCGTTCTTTAAAAATTCGGATATGTGATAGATACAGACTGATGACCAGTTTCACTGCTGGAAATCAGGCTGAGGTAAAATTTGTGAGTTCTGCTCGAAAGAGCGACGTGCGAATTTTCGGCGAATGTCGTCTTCACAGTATAACCAGATTGCTTGGGGTTATATGGTCAAGTGAAGAAGCGCATACGGTGGATGCCTTGGCAGTCAGAGGCGATGAAAGACGTGGTAGCCTGCGATAAGCTTTGGGGAGTCGGCAAACAGACTGTGATCCAGAGATCTCTGAATGGGGGAACCCACCTAGGATAACCTAGGTATCTTGTACTGAATCCATAGGTGCAAGAGGCGAACCAGGGGAACTGAAACATCTAAGTACCCTGAGGAATAGAAATCAACCGAGATTCCCTTAGTAGTGGCGAGCGAACGGGGACCAGCCCTTAAGTTGATTTGAGATTAGTGGAACGCTCTGGAAAGTGCGGCCATAGTGGGTGATAGCCCCGTACACGAAAGTCTCTTTTCAATGAAATCGAGTAGGACGGAGCACGAGAAACTTTGTCTGAACATGGGGGGACCATCCTCCAAGGCTAAATACTACTGACTGACCGATAGTGAACCAGTACCGTGAGGGAAAGGCGAAAAGAACCCCGGAGAGGGGAGTGAAATAGAACCTGAAACCGTATGCGTACAAGCAGTGGGAGC
Proteins encoded in this region:
- a CDS encoding IMPACT family protein → MPSTLLDVCELREDIRKSRFVTLAGPITSVAEAMTFIERHSDPTATHNCWAWKLGPQYRSSDDGEPGGTAGRPILAAIEAQDCDQVVVLVIRWYGGIQLGTGGLARAYGGGANKCLQQAPKRELVQRSQFNCSCTFSELALLKLRLGEVEGLVLDEQFTANGVDLRVALGEAHLSTLAQQLADLSRGRIRLERC
- a CDS encoding SDR family oxidoreductase encodes the protein MSTSKHALIIGASRGLGLGLVQRLREDGWNVTATVRDAHKPGALADVAGVRIESLEMNDTTLLDGLTQRLQGETFDLVFINAGVMGPLPQDLEAVQNEDIGALFMTNAVAPIRVARRLVGHIRQNTGVLAFMSSGLGSVTSPDGNEICLYKASKAALNSMINSFVVELQRSDLSVVAMHPGWVKTDMGGENAEIDVFTSTRGMLDQINAQSGHGGLHFINYKGDSLTW
- a CDS encoding LysR family transcriptional regulator, whose product is MSRRPDPLAQVSDFDIRLLKIYRSVVECGGFSAAENVLGIGRSAISQQMNDLEQRLGLRLCQRGRAGFSLTEEGREVYHSALQLLSALETFRTEVNGLHQHLRGELNIGLTDNLVTLPHMRITHALAELKDRGPDVRIQIRMIAPSQVEQGVLDGSLHVGVVPQTSPLSGLEYQPLYSERSLLYCAVGHPLFYADDQQIDDPRLNAQEAIAPTFRLPADIQAHYQALNCTASASDREGMAFLILTGRYIGYLPDHYATFWVQQGRLRALKPTERFYDLSLSWVTRKGRRPNLVLESFLESLATTR
- a CDS encoding aspartate aminotransferase family protein, whose protein sequence is MNMPEAAPTGLASQLKLDAHWMPYTANRNFHRDPRLIVAADGNHLVDDKGRRIFDALSGLWTCGAGHTRKEIADAVSRQMSVLDYSPAFQFGHPLSFQLAEKIAELTPGDLNHTFYTNSGSECADTALKMVRAYWRLKGQASKTKIIGRARGYHGVNIAGTSLGGVNGNRKMFGQLLDVDHLPHTVLPVNAFSRGLPEEGGIALADEMLKLIELHDASNIAAVIVEPLAGSAGVLPPPKGYLKRLREICTQHNILLIFDEVITGFGRMGAMTGAEAFGVTPDLMCIAKQVTNGAIPMGAVVASSEIYQTFMNQPTPEYAVEFPHGYTYSAHPVACAAGIAALDLLQKENLVQASAELAPHFEQLLHGLKGSKNVVDIRNYGLAGAIQIAARDGDAIVRPYETAMKLWKAGFYVRFGGDTLQFGPTFNTQPHELDRLFDAVGETLNQID
- a CDS encoding 8-oxoguanine deaminase; this translates as MPATRTWLKSPLAIFTANHADARGGLVIESGRISQLLALGEQPEQPCEQVFDARQHVVLPGLINTHHHFYQTLTRAWAPVVNQPLFPWLQTLYPVWARLTPASLALASEVALAELLLSGCTTAADHHYLFPDGLEHAIDIQVEVVRKLGMRAMLTRGSMSLGQADGGLPPQQTVQQGETILADSQRLIHRYHERGDGARIQVALAPCSPFSVTPQIMRASAALAEELDVRLHTHLAETLDEEHFCLQRFGLRTVDYLDSVGWLGPRTWLAHGIHFNPEEIARLADAGTGVCHCPSSNMRLASGICPTADLEAAGAIVGLGVDGSASNDASNMLLEARQALYLQRLRYGAEQITPQRALNWAARGSAQLLGRDDIGELAVGKQADLALFKLDELRFSGSHDPLSALLLCAADRADRVMVAGQWRVIDGQIEGLDVQKLIADHRQAAAALING
- a CDS encoding CoA-acylating methylmalonate-semialdehyde dehydrogenase, giving the protein MSIVQHLINGELVSKGGRTADVFNPSTGQATRKVELASRATIQDAIDAAKAAFPAWRNTPPAKRAQVMFRFKQLLEQNEARISQMISEEHGKTLEDAAGELKRGIENVEFACAAPELLKGEYSRNVGPNIDAWSDFQPLGIVAGITPFNFPAMVPLWMYPLAIVCGNAFILKPSERDPSSTLYIAQLLQEAGLPKGILNVVHGDKEAVDALIEAPEVKALSFVGSTPIAEYIYAEGTKRGKRVQALGGAKNHAVLMPDAELDNAVSALMGAAYGSCGERCMAISVAVCVGDQVADALVAKLEPQIKALKIGAGTSCGLDMGPLVTAAARDKVVGYIDDGLAAGAKLVVDGRGLRVSGNEDGYFVGGTLFDHVTPEMRIYKEEIFGPVLCVVRVSSLEEAMQLINEHEYGNGTCIFTRDGEAARLFCDEIEVGMVGVNVPLPVPVSYHSFGGWKRSLFGDLHAYGPDGVRFYTRRKAITQRWPQRKSHEASQFAFPSL
- a CDS encoding TetR/AcrR family transcriptional regulator translates to MTLEVPAHRLSASGKPAGRIRQKNEQAIIQAAEDEFARHGFKGTSMNTIALKANLPKANLHYYFTNKLGLYIAVLSNIIELWDSTFNALSVEDDPAQALDQYIRTKMEYSRRNPQASRIFAMEVISGGQCLTDYFSADYREWFRGRAAVFQAWIEAGKMDPVDPVHLIFLLWSSTQHYADFATQICQVTGRSRLTKQDMEDASNNLIHIILKGCGITTAAA